In a single window of the Papaver somniferum cultivar HN1 chromosome 8, ASM357369v1, whole genome shotgun sequence genome:
- the LOC113304020 gene encoding caffeoylshikimate esterase-like, with amino-acid sequence MADEMVGTIKYAEEIIQVPRGLELFTCSWVPANTEPKALVFLCHGYAMECSISMKDTAIRLAKAGYGVYGMDYEGHGKSSGLQGFVPSFERVVDDCSDHFSSICEKKENKRKLRYLLGESMGGAVLLLLHRKKPQYWDGAILVAPMCKLADDMKPPRLVVSVLSVLTLVIPTWKIVPTTDIIDIAFKLPSKREEVRSNPLCYKGRPRLKTAHELLNVSLDIEKNLQQVSLPFIVVHGGDDKVTDPSVSELLYKTAASSDKTFKLYPGMWHTLTSGEPVENIDIVFADIVSWLKERTEVRSSSRLEREQKGDNDAQFRVAPLGKKL; translated from the exons ATG GCGGACGAGATGGTTGGAACTATCAAATACGCAGAAGAGATAATACAGGTACCTCGTGGACTAGAGCTATTTACATGTAGTTGGGTACCTGCAAACACAGAACCCAAAGCTTTAGTTTTTCTCTGCCATGGTTATGCCATGGAGTGCAGCATCTCCATGAAAG ATACTGCAATTCGTCTAGCGAAAGCCGGTTACGGAGTTTATGGTATGGATTATGAAGGCCATGGAAAATCTTCAGGATTACAAGGTTTCGTCCCTAGTTTCGAAAGAGTTGTCGACGATTGTTCTGACCATTTCTCAAGCATTTGTG aaaagaaagaaaacaaaagaaagttaAGATATCTATTAGGAGAATCCATGGGAGGTGCAGTTCTTCTTCTTTTACACAGGAAGAAACCACAATATTGGGATGGTGCTATCTTAGTTGCTCCCATGTGTAAG CTTGCAGATGATATGAAACCACCTAGACTGGTTGTGAGTGTTCTATCAGTGCTCACCCTTGTCATACCCACATGGAAAATTGTCCCAACAACTGATATTATCGATATTGCCTTCAAACTACCTTCCAAAAGAGAAGAG GTTCGTTCGAACCCATTATGCTATAAAGGAAGACCTCGTTTGAAGACTGCTCATGAACTTCTAAACGTGAGCTTAGACATCGAAAAGAATCTTCAACAG GTTTCACTGCCGTTTATAGTCGTTCATGGAGGAGATGACAAAGTTACAGACCCATCAGTGAGTGAACTGTTATACAAGACAGCGGCGAGTTCTGATAAAACATTCAAGCTATATCCTGGAATGTGGCATACATTAACTTCGGGAGAACCAGTTGAGAACATTGACATCGTTTTTGCTGATATAGTTTCATGGTTGAAAGAGAGAACTGAAGTCAGAAGTTCTTCAAGGCTGGAGAGGGAACAGAAAGGTGATAATGATGCTCAATTCCGAGTGGCACCCTTGGGGAAGAAGTTGTAG